The genomic region CTTCCTTAGCCTTCTCCTTGTGTACTGTTTGCTCTAGCTATCCACTGTGGGGCTCTTTCGCTGCCCGTGCTCCTGTTCCCGATACCCATCTTTTAGTGAGGAGATAGCTCTGGGCATAATCTTCCAGGTGGGGACTCACAAATTTTAATTACaagagaataataataataatttccctTGATCTGCTGGTTACACTTTTGCTACTACAAGCCTAAGatgtggccttccagtatctgaagggggcctccaaggagctgaggagggactttaTAGaaaggcatgtagtgataggataaggggtaatggttttaaactggaagagggtggATTTAAGTTAGACTGTAGGAAGACGTTCTTTAGTGTGAGGTGATGAGacgctggcacaggttgcctgaagaatttgtggctgctccctccccggaagtgttcaaggccaggctggatgaggctttgagcaacctggtctagtggaatatgtccctgcacatgcagggatgttgggactagatgatctttaaggctccttccaatccaaaccattctataattctgtagTTCTATGATCCTTCATTGCTTGATGGGCTCACTGTTGTACCAtgttcaaaatgttttcttgagaCTTTTCGTGGTGATCTaataaaatctggttttgtttaagTATGTTGAGGTTGTCACCACAGAGAAGGTACCACCTCACTGGAAGAGGTTTTGCCTGCATACGTGTGATGTGCTTTGGCTGTGACCATGCAAGAGAGATCCCCCTCACCATTTCTGATGTGACTGTGATTTTTGCCATGCTGAAGATCCTCAGGCATAGCCCCTCTGGCTGTCTTGACACATCTAGTGATACCTTACCCTCCTTTGAGATGATGGGATTTGTATTCATGgcacattggccagaaggctCAGTAACTAACTGCCCTTACTACATCAGCTAAATGAACCCAATCTGTAGCTAAGGTTGATCAATCCTGGAGTTACCACATTTCTGCCCTACAGGGACCCCAACATCCTCAATTCCAGAACAACCTActtctttcagtaaaaaagcAGTAGATTTTTGTTGCATGTGCTTGCACACATCCAGATGTGTGGATTCTGCTCCTTTAAGAGAGCAGATGCCACTGAAAGGCAATGATTCAGGCAAGCAAGCATGTACAGGATAACATAGTAACTCTGTGTTACCATTTATTTCTCAAACCTTAAACAGCACTCACCAGAGAAGTTACTGAACAGAGGAAGATGCAATTTATTCccatgcagcagaaaaacaaagccacaacTGATGTGCTGAAATGCTCTCGGCTGTGTGCTGCCAGGGGATTTAATCAGCCGATTGCCAAAGAGATGTCAGTTCCCTGAAAGAGTGAGGACAACATGCCTTGCTGAGAAATGTACTCACAAGATGAAAATACCAGCTTCAGGATAAACTTAATATTGTCCgacaagcaaatgaaaatttgGGCAGGAATGAACAGCCTACTAATGTTACTACATTATCACACCTTCCGGATCCATCTGTCCATTCCTGACCACTGCTCAGTTACCAGCAACTAATCCAGGTACAACTGCAGGCAACTTACTTAACATGTCAGGCCAGGTCTCCCAGCCTTAGAAGCCAGCCAAGCAGGATCCCATGACACAAAGTACCACCTATATTAATGAGGCAGCCACTGTGAACAGTGCAAttttcacagaagcagcagacaaAAGGTGTTCAAGCACAGAGCGTGCAGCGTCAGCATGAGCAGATGGTCTGTAGCCATTACTGAAGGTCCAGGGATGGGTGCTTTGTGTTGGGTggtgaggaaagagagagagaaagaaatcaggtGAGAcgaaaaagaagggaaaagctggGTTGGAACGTGACAGTCAGCTGTGGCTGTGGAGGAGTTAGCAAGGACGGGGGATGGAACTGGCACCAGTGAGGAGATGTGTGCTTGCCACCCTCTTGGGTCAAAGCTGTGCAGAAGAGCTTGTTACAAGGGTCGTGAGAGAACAACTGCCATGGTAACTTTGTGCTCAGCTGGCTTTCACCACACACTTTCTTTGCTGAGATTGTCAGGAGCTGGTGCCCTCAGCAGGAGGTTGAGCACCCAGCTGATACAGGCATACTTCTGCTACCAGGAGGGAGGCCCCACTAACCTCCACCTACCTCCCCCTCCAGGGCTCAGCTACCTCCTGCCGTGGCTTTGACATTGCTGCTGGCTTTTCTTGCCACACAATCATAAACCTCTCTCAGTCACCCCCTTTCCAGATACCAGCCCGGGCTGGCAGCTCCACAGGGTGAACCACGTGGCTGGTGCAGCTTGGCTGCCCCTTCTTGCACAGCTCCGAGCCCTGAGATGACATATTCTGAAGCTGTGTAGAGAGAGACTGTACCAAAACTgagtttttctaaaaaaatcagCTGGTCTGGAAGTGGCCACTGGGCCTGGGCATCTCCACCAGCTTGCCAAGCTCATCCCTGTGCAGGAGTACCTCTTCATCCACACTGCTCCTCCTACCCCCAGCATCAGGGGGTAGGAGGAGCAATCCTCAGCCGAGCCCAGCTGGTAGTTGTCATGAAATGCCAGAAGCCCAAAGCACATGAGTGTGTGATACGGGCACACCTCACCAGGGAGAAGCCTCCTGTGGCATCCAGGACATTCCTCCTTGGTGCAGAGAGGGAACAAGGGCAGGCAGGATACATAAAGGGGGGGCAACAGATTGCTGGGGAAGAGAGTGAAGATttcagctgtgctctgcagagacacacacacacacgcacgcacAAATTTCTCTGATTTTGCCTCCTCCTAAGGAGAGGAGATAAGAGAAATCAAGTGTCTGTGACAGATGTTAGTCACGCTGCCTCACGTGCTACTGAAGGGTGCTCAGCAGTgcggggtgggagggggagcagaaaACTCCAGgcacagtaagaaaaaattaacCACTTTGTCCCACTCCTCAACTGGCAATtccaacttttctttttccaatttAAGGCATTTTAACAAGCTCTCCCAGATGCCAAGCCCTTTTCCCGGAGGAGACCCCTTGGTCTTACTTCTTCCTGGGCATCATGTagtgaggaagaaggagagctCAGAGGCTACAGGGAACCCTGGGACAAAGAAGAGGCAAAAGAGACATCAATGTCAGGCCAGTTTCTCTTTCAAGGCTTAAGATTGAATACATTTGCTGCGTTGCAGAATCAGGAGAGAAATGTCACCTTCAGAGGTGATCTGACaatcacaaaaataaattgcatcgaggaagagaaaaaaaaaaaaacatgcgCATTCGTGAATATTCATGAGCAAGTCAAAACCCCCAAATTaacaaggaaattaatttccaaacTGATTGGGCTGCCAActccttttatttaaataaatcaacaaTTGCCTTCACGTGACTCCTGCAGAAGAACACGGAGCAAATCCCGGCGCCTCCTCCCAGGGGGAAGTTAATGCTACCTGGGCTGAGCAATGCCTCAGCACCTTCAGGGGGCAGGCGGGCACTGCGGCTCCAGCCGCCGGCCTCTCAGCCACCAGATTTCCCTTTGCCCGCTGCTCCGGATGCTGCGGTTCCACGATCGCTGGAGCCGATCTAACCGCGGGCTGCTACAGTTCTGCTCCGCCTGGTCCCACCCTCTTACTCATGCCGGCTCTGTAAAAAAAGCTGCTCCAGCAAGCCAAGCTGGCAGAAAACTCGTgcaactattaaaaaaaaaaaaaacaaacaaacaaaaaacaacgaaacaaacacaaaaaacccaaaccaacaaagaaaccaaaaaacaacaaacaaaaaatccccagccaaacaaaaaaacaaactgcacaaaaaaaaaaaaacaaccaaaaaacccccaagaacaacaacaacaacaaaaaaaaacacacagccaaaaaacaaaccaaccaacacaaaacacaacGATTTTTCCCCAAGTCAGAGCACAGAAATGGCCCAGCCAGGTGCCCAATGAGCAAGACCACAGGTGAGGAAGGTAACCTAACCGGACTTGAAAGGTTGACCCAGTGCCAAAGATATCCCTGCTACAAGAAATGTCATGGAGTAGATGATACCTAGACGTTGCTTTCCACCAAAATTTGAAGAGTCTgagacagagcagagctgcaacAGCCAGCTTGGCTTGGTGACCTTGCCTCATGGCCAGGATTCCGTTTCACAGGTTCAACCCACCTGAGTGGGCATGAGGCTTGCCTCCCATTGGGTGTGGGGGTGATCAGACAGCCTGGCTCAGCAATTTTGTGGAGTGCTCCAGGAACAGCCTCATGCCTTCTCCTGCACCATCACCAAGACTCCAGGGACCTACTGCTGCATCAAGTGCAGTAGCCTGGGCTGCACGGCAAACACTGGTGGTGCCAGCACAGTGAGCAGGGGGAAACTGCCAGCCAGAACTCAGGTGGGTTGAATctttgcccctgtactcagcactggtgaggccacaccttgagtcctgtgtccagttctgggcccctcagttcaggaaggatatcgaggtcctggagcaggtccagagggcaactgggctggtgaagggactccagcacagatcctatgaggagaggctgagggagctgggggtgttcagcctggagaagagaaggctcaggggagacctcatcactctctacaactccctgagaggagggtgtagccagggggggggttggtctcttctcccaggcaactctcagcaagacaagagggcacaagaggtctcaagttgtgccaggggaggtttaggttggatattagaaagaatttctttactgagagggtgatcaagcattggaatgggctgccccgggaagtggtggattctccaaccctggagatacttaaaaagagactggatgtggcactcagtgccatggtctggtaactgcagcagtagtggatcaagggttggacttgatgatctctgaggtcccttccaacccagccaattctattaaaaaaaaaaaaaaataaaaatctgtgaaacaGAATCTTCAAAGAGTGAGAATgagggagagctgcagcccccTCTGGGGTCAATTGTGAACTGgctacaaataaaaaacccctgATATTTGGGGTGCGGTTAAATGAGGCATTGGCTTGCAACTAAGGAACAAGGGTTAGTTACCCcactcccctccctgcctggccttgctctcctcttccccacagCACTTAAGGAGACGGCCCAGCTTGCCCATCCCGCAGAAAATCAGCTTGCTCCAAGTGCTTCCTGTCGGGTTAGCATGCCGAAGGTGCTGAGCATTCGGCCAGGGAAAAGCACTGGAGTCAGCACAGGCGGAGGGCCAGGCACAGACCGCCCGGGCGGTGGCGGGGAGCCTTCGGGTCAATTCATCCCGACCAACCGAGCCGCCCCATCTCGCTGGGCTGGCGCGGCCACCCGAGCCGCCCCAGCGaccctctgcagccctggcaccAGCTCCGGGGCCACGACAGAGCCACCGGGTACTCCGGGCAGGTGGGAAGCCGAGCCGCAGCATCTCTCTGCCCGGCTGAAGCAGCCCCAAGGCCTCCCGGCTAGGACTTCCGAGCATTCACCGGGCCCcggggcaggcaggaggaagagtCCGGGCGGCGCGCCCTCACGCCCGCCCTAGGCCTCGGCAGCCGGAGCGGGGCCAACCCCTGCCCGCAGGTGGGCGAGGGAGGCGGCTGCGGGCCCAGGGCGGCGTTATTGAGGCGGGCTCATGAATACTGACGAGGGCGGAGTGCCCCGCACCTCCGCGCGTCACGGCGGGAAGGCCGCCTGGGCCGGAAGTGGTCTGGCGGCCGGGCTGGGGGACGCCGCGCTCCCGCCCCCGCCGGCCCAGCCACTTCCGCCCTTCCGCCGAGCCCGGGCTCCCCGCGCGCCGCCACCCCGCACTTCCGGTAAGCGCGCGCCCGCCTCTGCCCCCCGCTCCCCGTCGCCCCACGGTCCCCGCTTCCAGCCCGGACCCGCCGCTCGCTGCCACCCGCCGGTGCTCTCGCTGAGGGGAAACCTGCCCCGGGCCggcggccgccgccgctccgcctctttttcttttttttttcttttttttttttttttttttttttttttcttaagccaAGGCGCCGGTGACGCCGTTCCGCTGCTTTCGGCGCCCCGGAAGAGCAGAGGCGCGCTCCGCCCCCTGATCCGGAAGCGACTCGCCGCTCTTCTTTCCGGTGAGGAGGCCGCTGCCGCCGCTGGAGTCGGGGTCGGGGTCGCCTTTGGGGGTGGTGCCCGGTAATCTGCCGGGCGGCGGGtgtggggggcaggaggggaccGGGTCCGCGGGACTTCCGGAGCCGAAGCGATCCGGAAGCGGAAACGGAGGAGAGCTGTCGGTCTGTCTGTCTTGTCTGTCTGTTcacccgcccgcccgcccgcccgtcGCGGTGTCGGGTGCGGAGCGCGCCCGGGGGGCTCCGCCGCGGGGGGATCCGCGCTCGCCCCGCCTCGCCCGCGCCGcgagggggggagaggagggggttGGGGTGACCGGGCGGCGCGCGCCGCCCTCGTACGCCGCCGCCGTGTGCGCGCGGGGCCCCGCGGGGGGAGGTGGGTCCGGGCCCCCCCTCCCGCCTTGGCCGGTCCCTGCCGGGAGGGCCCTTCCCCCTCCATGGCCGCTTCCCCGGGGGCTGGAAGGGGCCGGAGGCTGCGGGGGCCCCGCGTTGCGCCGCCCGCTGTCATGCGGGGCCCCGGGCGCCCCCGTAACCCTGGCGGTTTGTTTGCAGAGACGGCCCTGGAAGGAGGAGAGATGCATGAGGAGGGAGAGTGAGAGGGGTAAGGAGCTGCCGGAGCCGCGCGAGTCACCCCCCGCCCCCGGGCCTCCTCCGGCCACGccgggggttgggggggtgggggccGTAGGGTGGGACGGGCCGCAGGTCAAGGCGCCTGGGGGCTGGAAGCGCTCCAGGGTGTGGGAGAGGGGATGGGCTGCCTGGAAGGAGCCGGGGCACAGGGCATGTCCCTTGTCAGGCACCTGCTGACACAGAAGCTCTGGCGGTTCGGGGAGGAAGCAATGCGTGGGTCAGGGGACAGCACCAAAGTTTTTCCAACTCTGGTGTGTGGGTTTGGGATTTGGGAGTTTGTCCAGCATCTTTGGGCTATTCCTGATGTGGATCTAGATGTGCTCGTTCTAAAGATGTAGCGGCGATTGAACTTCTTGGTGCTTAGGAGCTTCGTGGAGGCATTTTTGCATTTGGCCTTGTGGCCTGCGTGGCCTTCAGCATCTGTAGTATTATGCAGCAATTAAGCCTCAGAGCTTCTTGTAACTGAATAAAGGTCTTGGGCAGGCACAAAAAGGACGCAGTAAATCATTCCCGAGTCTCATAATCAGGGCTTTTGGTCAACTTAAAACTCTGCACCGCAAAGAAAGTAAAAGCTAGGTATCTGAAGGATAAAGAAAGCAATACTAAAAGTCAGCCTCTAAACACCTGCATACCCAACCTTGACTGTGCCTTCCAGAAACACAGCCTCTGCCTCACCGTGTACTTGCACGTGTGTGTTTATGATTAAAGTGATGATCTGCAGAGAAGTATAAGCATTTGAATATAAGCATTTGATTCTGTGAAGTACTCTGAGAGCTAAACTCCAGATTCCTTGTCCCTTGAGAGTTCTCTGGTTCACTTGGTTGTTTATTTGGTGTTATGTACATTTGTGGTCTGTACATAGAAGGTGTTTTTGGTTTACATCAGGAGGTACGTTGACATCTGTCTGATACTAGACTGGTGAATAGGAAGAAGGTCCCATCTCTGGCCTGTTTGTGGAAGATGGGATGATGAAGGCACTGCAGTGGGACCGTGCGGTGGTACAGGGTTGAAGCTCCAGCCCATGTCTGGTAGTTATAGAGCAATTGGAAGGGTTACGTGCAGAGTTCTGGTAAAGTAAGTGTAAGCAGCCTTAAAGTGGGGGCTGCAAATTAGGGGTGCATGTTTTCAAAATACCATTTAGCCTAAAAGCAGGGTAGGGGGGGGGCAGCTGGGGCTATTAGGACAGTGGTTTGGTGGAGGAATCTTTATCTTTGTTATCTCCCTTTGGAAGACTGGCTTGCTAGTAAGATTGCATGAAAGCTTCAACTCTTGcactttctccttctcctcattCTTATAACTTCATCACACTTCAGCCTTTCAAGTCAAAAGTTTTGAGGCCTGATACCTGCTCAAGCATGAAGCTTTTTTGGATGGGGAGGTGGATTCTAGGAGGGTTTAATGAAAACAGTGTAGTCATCTTTTAAGAATTAGTAAGAGCCTTATTTTAACTTGAACACAAGGCAAGCAGAAGTTGGGTGCTCTCTGAAGTTCTGTTTGGGGACTGGATCAAGACAGGCAGCCAGTGAGTGCCCTCACCTGTGCTAGTCTGGATTTTAGAACCTGGAACTGGAGTTGAATTTCACAACTTAAACTCTTTAAATAAGAAAGCTGTTGTGAGATTTCTGTTTAAATTGGCGTCTTTCTCTTTAACTGCTGAAGTTTGCCATTGAATCTTGGACAATTACAAACTTCACTTAGAAAATTAATCTGATTATTATATGGGCTATGTTTTTACAAAGTCAGGTTTACTTTGATGCTTTTGATGTGGAAGATAAGCAAATAAAGGCTTACTTatttgaaaaacacaaacaaacaacctcAAACCCAGACTTTACATTCCAATCCAAACACCCCTCTTGATTCGGGTGGTGCTCAATTGCCAGGAATGCGTTATCTCTTCATGTGTGCCCAtcctggggaagaaaaaagtcatGTAATTAAGTGTTACATACACAGGGCCTTGCTGTGGGCAGTGCACTTAATAATTAATTTGGctcagaagagaaaggagaggaaggaaggtaAGAGTCTTGCCCCAGCAGATTCTGATTGAATCACAGCAGTGTAAATCCCGAGTAATTCAGTCAGGCAGCTAGCAGTCTGACTGCATGCCACTGAGGCAAGGTAAATAATTCCTCCTTAAGCATGTTGATTTGTAGTGAGTGAGTGAGGCAGGAACACTTGGCTTTGCTGTTGCATGAGCAattcataaaaacaaaattatcagGTAATTTGGTTCATTTAAATACTGCTTCTCTACATAGAGGAAAATTGTCTTTGCATTTTGGCTCGTGCGCAGCAATTCCACATGTATTTATTCTGCCCTAATATATGTCTGGAAAGTAAGTGCTGTATGCTACTTGGGGCGTGCTCCTCAGTTTATCTGATGATTGAGATAGGCCCTTCAGAAGCAATATTTACTCATTAATTAGACTACTGCCACATCATAACAGAATTAGGAGTGGGACAATTTGCAGGTTGCTGCATGAGAAACATACAGTGCTTGCTTTCTCTAAGCAGCTTGCTCTGCCAGATGTTCTCTGAGTGCAGTGAATACTCTTCTGtgaatttctttaattttggaACAGCATTTTCACAAGTATAACAAACCTTGGTCACGAATGCTATTACACAGAGGAATGTCAGGATTAGAATGGGAAGGGCTCTGACAGATGAGTGTTCCTAAAGAGATGACACTTCTATCTGTAGAGGGCTACCTCTTGGTGTCTGACTTGGTCCTCTGACTGCATGGAGCATTGAGCTGGAGCACTTGGCTGGGGACAGAGTCCTGCAGAATCTTGTTCCAAAGATGGGAATGCGATGGGCAATGGAGAGCCACAACATGATCCCACTTGAAAATAGGGGATCTCAGGGGAAAAAGTGATCAGGTTCTTTTCCAACTGCCTCGTTTTCTTGGATGAGAGCAGAGGATCTTGGCTGTCAGGAATATTGAGCgatatttttggttttcttttgagaaTGGGGCTGGGGTGCTCAGAGCAGTGGACAGCAGGAAGTTAGGAGCCCTGAGTTTGACTTCTTGGTCTGCTGTGGCTGTCTGTTACCTTGGGCAAGTCTgtttccctctctctgcctgcctttCTTCCTGCATAACATAATGCTAATGTCCCCTTGCTGCATCTGGGTCTTTGCTGGGGTGGAGGGACAGGTAAAGTCCCAGCCTGTCTGTGACAGCAAAAAATGGTTTTCAGCTGTATTTGCCTGGTTGCAGAGGCACAGGCTTCATCATTTATGCCATGTATTTGGGTGGATGATTGCTGGGGACTTTTTGAGTTGTTCTGGGTTCGTAGTCagtcctggttttgtttttttttggttggttggttggtttggtttgggtttttttttttcatggatggCTCTTGGGCAAGAGGCATTTGAGACTGACCCAAGCCCATGGGAACAGCAGAcagcttttcctcctgaaaataatttttttacttgggCAAATAACTCAAAAGTGGGGAGAAGTTGGTCAAGTAAGACAGGGGAGATTAAGGAACTGTCACAGCATTAGACTGGGTCAGTTCCATGTTGGAGTCTCTTTGGGtttaatgttctttttgtgtgtgtgtgtgtgtttgtctgtctgtcttccttctcctccattcctcttcccttccccgTTCCTCTTTCCCCCTGTGCCCAGCTAGGATGGAAGAATCTCATTTCAACTCCTCCCCGTACTTCTGGCCAGCAGTGCCCACCGTCTCGGGACAGGTAAGGTCTTTGTCTTCTAACATATTATGCTGCTCTCGATTCCCGTTAGAAATTCATGCATGATGAATGTTTCTGTTGCATTTCTGGCTCAGCCAGCTGCTGGAAGAATCTGTGCCAGGGTATTctaaaaaccttttttcccaCCTGTTTAGATTGAGAACACCATGTTTATTAACAAGATGAAGGAGCAGCTCTTGCCCACAGAGAagggctgcagcctggctccCCCCCACTACCCTGCCCTGCTGACAGTGCCCACCTCTGTGGCCCTCCCTGCTGGTATCTCCATGGACTCGGACACCAAGCCTGAGCAGCTGACACCACACAGTCAAGCCCCCGTGACTCAGAACATCACTGTGGTACCAGTGCAGTCTGCTGGGCTCATGACAGCAGGTAAGGGACTCCAAAGGCTTTGGGGCCATATGAAGGAGACTCCAGTTTTAGAGAACAGAAAGTCCTGGAGAATCCATTTAGGGCTGTAGATTATCCCCATCCTTAGTGATGGTGTGGACTGCCTTGGCATGGCTTCACTGTGGATCTTTTGGCACTCCACACATCCATTCTCCTTATGGAAGTTTGACTTCCAGCAGTGGAGACTGGGAGTGTGTAGGCTACTCTTGTGTTTGTTTGTAGTCAAAAGTAGGTGTATAAGGTTTGATTCTGTGGAATAAGGACATAATCAGAAATGTCATAACTGactttctccatctttctttgCAGGTCCTGGTCTGGTGATAACTTCCCCATCAGGTTCCTTGGTGaccacagcctcctctgcccAGACCTTTCCCATCTCAGCTCCCATGATTGTTTCTGCGCTACCCCCTGGCTCACAAGCAGCCCTCCAGGTGGTTCCTGACCTGTCCAAGAAAGGGACAACCACCCTATCCGAAGCtggtggtgggggtgggggagttGCCCCCAAACCACCCCGTGGCCGGAAGAAGAAACGATTGCAGGAGTCGGGGCTGCCAGAGATGAGTGATCCCTTTGTGCTGTCAAACGAGGATGATGAGGACCAGCACAAGGATGGGAAGACATACAGGTGGGGAGCAGAGTTAAACCTTGACTGTAACACTGCATGGGGATGGGGGTTTGTTAAGCCCTTTAGAGGGTTACATGGGGAAAAAGAGATCTCTGCCTGTTCCATGTAGAGTCCCTGAGTAGACATTCCTTCAGCGACAGAATGAGTTGAGTTTTCTCTCTAATCAGGAATGTTTGCAAGCTGGTGGGTCCACCCAAAACCAAGGGTCTCCATCATAGTGGACTGCCATATTTCCCTAAATGCACAGATGTTAATGTTACTAGGT from Heliangelus exortis chromosome 1, bHelExo1.hap1, whole genome shotgun sequence harbors:
- the ZNF384 gene encoding zinc finger protein 384 isoform X1 is translated as MNTDEGGVPRTSARHGGKAAWAGSGLAAGLGDAALPPPPAQPLPPFRRARAPRAPPPRTSGKRAPASAPRSPSPHGPRFQPGPAARCHPPVLSLRGNLPRAGGRRRSASFSFFFLFFFFFFFFFLSQGAGDAVPLLSAPRKSRGALRPLIRKRLAALLSARMEESHFNSSPYFWPAVPTVSGQIENTMFINKMKEQLLPTEKGCSLAPPHYPALLTVPTSVALPAGISMDSDTKPEQLTPHSQAPVTQNITVVPVQSAGLMTAGPGLVITSPSGSLVTTASSAQTFPISAPMIVSALPPGSQAALQVVPDLSKKGTTTLSEAGGGGGGVAPKPPRGRKKKRLQESGLPEMSDPFVLSNEDDEDQHKDGKTYSSVSSGTNEAWFPAALSCVDSLMSNQGCRMCSLTFYSKSEMQIHSKSHTETKPHKCPHCSKSFANSSYLAQHIRIHSGAKPYTCSYCQKAFRQLSHLQQHTRIHSKLHTAIVKPHKCPHCSKSFANTSYLAQHLRIHSGAKPYTCRYCQKAFRQLSHLQQHTRIHTGDRPYKCAHPGCEKAFTQLSNLQSHRRQHNKDKPFKCHNCHRAYTDAASLEVHLATHTVKHAKVYTCSICSRAYTSETYLMKHMRKHNIPDPQQQVVQAQAQASQQQQHFQPQGGGAAGGPSGDTNQPNPPPQCSFDLTPYKTSEHHKDICLTVSTSAIQVEHLSSS
- the ZNF384 gene encoding zinc finger protein 384 isoform X3, which codes for MNTDEGGVPRTSARHGGKAAWAGSGLAAGLGDAALPPPPAQPLPPFRRARAPRAPPPRTSGKRAPASAPRSPSPHGPRFQPGPAARCHPPVLSLRGNLPRAGGRRRSASFSFFFLFFFFFFFFFLSQGAGDAVPLLSAPRKSRGALRPLIRKRLAALLSARMEESHFNSSPYFWPAVPTVSGQIENTMFINKMKEQLLPTEKGCSLAPPHYPALLTVPTSVALPAGISMDSDTKPEQLTPHSQAPVTQNITVVPVQSAGLMTAGPGLVITSPSGSLVTTASSAQTFPISAPMIVSALPPGSQAALQVVPDLSKKGTTTLSEAGGGGGGVAPKPPRGRKKKRLQESGLPEMSDPFVLSNEDDEDQHKDGKTYSSVSSGTNEAWFPAALSCVDSLMSNQGCRMCSLTFYSKSEMQIHSKSHTETKPHKCPHCSKSFANSSYLAQHIRIHSGAKPYTCSYCQKAFRQLSHLQQHTRIHTGDRPYKCAHPGCEKAFTQLSNLQSHRRQHNKDKPFKCHNCHRAYTDAASLEVHLATHTVKHAKVYTCSICSRAYTSETYLMKHMRKHNIPDPQQQVVQAQAQASQQQQHFQPQGGGAAGGPSGDTNQPNPPPQCSFDLTPYKTSEHHKDICLTVSTSAIQVEHLSSS